One segment of Lutra lutra chromosome 12, mLutLut1.2, whole genome shotgun sequence DNA contains the following:
- the LOC125082573 gene encoding disintegrin and metalloproteinase domain-containing protein 1a-like → MSVAASLRQSASSSSSLQKYQVAAYGAGRVLPAWAPQMKGWRRAPEVPGPSCIRLGIMLVLVLIFLPGLYCDPGSVYYSSYETVIPKSLTVKGREDPGEKASYTLLMQGQKQVIQLKVKRDYFVNNFPVFSYHNGVLGQKVPFISHDCHYEGYIEGVPGSFVSLNTCSGLRGILIKEGKPYGIEPTDTSERFEHVLYTMAPQARVSCSVTSRGSQVESTSRQQGSRKPRSLQALPSFWSHTKYVEMFVVVSNQRFQMWGSNVDETVQRVMDITALANIFTRGINTQVVLAGMEIWTEGDLIEVPADLRVTLRNFNSWRQEKLFPRVKHDVAHMIVGHHPEDDVGQAFLNGACSRGFAAAVESFHHEDVLLFAALMAHELGHNLGIQHDHSACTCKDKRFCLMRENITKESGFSNCSSDHFYQFLREHKGACLFNKPRPQGRLRRQATCGNGVLEVNEECDCGPDCGNNPCCDETCRLNEHAQCSDGLCCFNCQWRRKGFMCRSALGECDLPEYCDGTSGECPRDHYKQDGTSCDIIHYCFMGRCKNPDTQCMDIYGSPARSAPEDCYISMNTKGNRFGNCGCPTAAVPRYVKCTDENIFCGKLICTNITRVPPIKPHHTLIQVAHNDDWCWSMDVYNITDIPDDGDVDTGTLCAPNKICVNYSCIDRAVLKYDCEPQEMCNGRGVCNNLRHCHCEEGYAPPDCKVSGNGGSVDSGPPGKPDDGNVSEDETRGLSFHRGNFGRGSENKIESKSLGNLLYIFPLLLVAIFLSLIIGASVGAGKEISQCSPGTLEDTEEEAVQEKEGGQVEEEVEVRNK, encoded by the coding sequence ATGTCAGTGGCAGCTTCTTTGAGACAGTCTGCCTCCTCCTCGTCTTCTCTACAGAAATACCAAGTGGCTGCCTATGGGGCTGGCAGAGTGCTTCCGGCCTGGGCTCCACAAATGAAGGGCTGGAGGCGAGCACCAGAAGTGCCGGGACCTTCGTGTATCAGGTTGGGGATCATGCTAGTGTTGGTACTGATTTTCCTGCCAGGCTTGTACTGTGACCCTGGATCTGTGTATTACTCTTCTTACGAAACAGTCATCCCCAAGAGTCTGACAGTCAAGGGAAGGGAAGACCCAGGGGAAAAGGCATCCTATACACTATTAATGCAGGGCCAGAAGCAGGTGATTCAACTGAAGGTGAAGAGAGACTATTTTGTGAATAACTTTCCAGTCTTCAGCTACCACAATGGGGTCCTGGGGCAAAAAGTGCCTTTCATCTCTCATGACTGTCACTACGAAGGCTACATAGAAGGAGTCCCGGgttcttttgtttccctcaacACCTGTTCAGGCCTCAGGGGCATCCTGATCAAGGAGGGGAAACCCTATGGCATTGAGCCCACGGACACCTCCGAACGGTTTGAACATGTGTTGTACACCATGGCACCCCAAGCTCGAGTGTCCTGCAGCGTCACTTCCAGAGGCAGCCAAGTGGAGTCCACCAGCCGGCAACAAGGGAGCAGGAAGCCTCGCAGTCTACAGGCACTGCCGTCCTTTTGGTCACACACCAAGTACGTGGAGATGTTTGTCGTGGTCAGCAACCAGCGCTTCCAGATGTGGGGCAGTAACGTCGATGAGACAGTCCAGAGAGTAATGGACATCACCGCTCTGGCCAACATCTTCACTCGGGGCATAAACACCCAGGTGGTGCTGGCTGGAATGGAGATCTGGACCGAGGGGGACCTCATAGAAGTCCCAGCGGACTTGCGAGTTACACTGAGGAATTTCAATAGCTGGAGACAGGAGAAGCTCTTCCCCCGGGTGAAGCACGATGTTGCCCACATGATCGTGGGACATCATCCTGAAGACGATGTGGGACAGGCATTTCTCAATGGTGCCTGTTCAAGAGGCTTTGCAGCCGCTGTTGAATCCTTCCACCATGAAGACGTCCTCCTGTTTGCGGCGCTCATGGCCCACGAGCTTGGGCACAACTTGGGTATTCAGCACGACCACTCGGCCTGCACTTGTAAAGATAAACGCTTTTGCCTCATGCGTGAAAACATCACTAAAGAAAGTGGCTTCAGCAACTGCAGCTCTGACCACTTCTACCAGTTCCTCCGGGAACACAAAGGGGCCTGCCTGTTTAACAAGCCCCGGCCCCAAGGTCGCCTGCGTAGGCAAGCCACGTGTGGAAACGGTGTGTTGGAGGTGAATGAGGAGTGTGACTGTGGACCTGACTGTGGTAATAACCCGTGCTGTGACGAAACGTGTAGGCTGAATGAGCATGCACAGTGTAGTGACGGACTGTGCTGTTTTAATTGCCAGTGGAGACGTAAGGGTTTCATGTGTCGTTCTGCTCTTGGAGAGTGTGACCTCCCAGAGTATTGTGATGGTACCTCTGGAGAATGTCCCAGGGATCACTATAAGCAAGATGGTACATCGTGTGATATAATTCACTATTGTTTTATGGGCCGGTGCAAGAACCCTGATACTCAGTGCATGGATATATATGGGTCACCTGCAAGGTCAGCCCCAGAAGACTGTTATATTTCCATGAACACAAAAGGGAACCGGTTTGGAAACTGTGGCTGTCCTACCGCTGCTGTCCCTAGATACGTTAAGTGCACTGATGAGAATATATTTTGTGGGAAACTTATATGTACAAATATTACACGGGTACCACCAATCAAACCCCACCATACTCTGATTCAGGTAGCTCACAATGATGACTGGTGCTGGAGCATGGATGTCTATAACATTACTGATATCCCTGATGATGGAGATGTGGACACGGGTACCCTTTGTGCCCCAAACAAAATCTGTGTGAATTACTCCTGCATTGATCGTGCTGTGCTCAAGTATGACTGTGAACCTCAAGAAATGTGTAATGGGAGAGGAGTCTGCAACAATTTAAGGCACTGCCATTGTGAGGAGGGCTATGCACCCCCTGACTGCAAAGTTTCAGGAAATGGGGGTAGTGTGGACAGTGGTCCCCCCGGCAAGCCAGATGATGGAAATGTAAGTGAAGATGAAACTAGAGGTCTTAGTTTTCATCGTGGTAATTTTGGCAGGGGCAGTGAGaataaaattgaaagcaaaaGTCTTGGCAATCTATTGTACATATTTCCCTTACTTCTTGTGGCAATATTTTTAAGTCTGATTATTGGTGCCAGTGTTGGGGCTGGAAAGGAGATATCACAGTGCTCACCAGGGACTCTAGAAGATACTGAAGAAGAAGCTGtacaagaaaaggaaggaggccAAGTAGAGGAAGAAGTAGAGGTAAGAAATAAGTAG